In a genomic window of Halobiforma lacisalsi AJ5:
- a CDS encoding arsenate reductase (azurin) small subunit, with product MTERTLGRRSLLATATATTGSALAGCSALFSNDDDDDDQEQPADSPTGRADRLERYPRLRVGAVDDLSEGDVDTFTYPLEGTSNFLTRIDGEAWGGVGPDASIVAYNSLCTHMGCGVEGQVKPDQEMAGPCPCHYTTFDLSKGGLVVSGAATTDLPQVRLEVEDGDIYATGIDGLVYGSRHNLRDGDPIETETED from the coding sequence ATGACTGAACGAACACTCGGTCGCCGATCGCTTCTCGCGACGGCGACCGCAACGACTGGGAGCGCACTGGCCGGTTGTAGCGCGCTTTTCAGCAATGATGATGATGATGACGACCAAGAACAGCCCGCGGACTCACCGACCGGACGCGCCGATCGACTCGAGCGGTATCCCCGTCTTCGCGTCGGCGCCGTCGACGACCTCTCGGAAGGGGACGTCGACACGTTCACGTATCCGCTCGAGGGGACGAGTAACTTCCTTACCCGGATCGACGGGGAAGCGTGGGGCGGCGTCGGACCGGACGCCAGCATCGTCGCGTACAACAGCCTCTGTACGCACATGGGCTGTGGCGTCGAAGGACAGGTGAAACCGGACCAGGAGATGGCCGGTCCGTGCCCCTGTCATTACACCACGTTCGATCTCTCGAAAGGGGGACTCGTCGTCAGCGGTGCGGCGACGACGGATCTCCCGCAGGTTCGACTCGAGGTCGAAGACGGCGACATCTACGCGACGGGGATCGACGGACTCGTCTACGGCTCTCGGCACAACCTGCGAGACGGTGATCCGATCGAGACCGAAACGGAGGACTGA
- a CDS encoding ArsR/SmtB family transcription factor: MGVEEAKRDECGFTLREEDVDRLLNRSVIDRVELFSTLGNETRYRILLVLTEASDPVCGCELEPYFDVGQSSISQALTRLHRAGLVTRTKDGRWRYYEPTATGERLVGLVEDGLDGEPLIAD, encoded by the coding sequence ATGGGAGTGGAAGAAGCGAAGCGAGACGAATGTGGGTTCACCCTCCGAGAGGAGGACGTCGACCGATTGCTGAATCGATCGGTCATCGACCGAGTCGAACTGTTCTCGACGCTCGGTAACGAAACGCGGTACCGGATCCTGCTGGTCCTTACCGAGGCTTCGGATCCCGTCTGTGGCTGCGAACTGGAACCGTATTTCGACGTCGGACAGAGCAGTATCAGTCAGGCGCTGACCCGACTCCACAGGGCCGGGCTGGTTACGAGGACGAAAGACGGCCGCTGGCGATACTACGAACCGACCGCGACGGGCGAGCGTCTCGTCGGACTGGTCGAAGACGGCCTCGACGGCGAGCCGCTGATCGCCGACTGA